A segment of the Cellvibrio sp. KY-YJ-3 genome:
AACCCAAGCCCACCGCAAACGAATTTTCAAAACGACCCGTGTAAAACTGATTCAAAAACAGCCGGTGATTGTAACCATTAATGCCCAAATGCGCCGCATCGCCATCGTCAAACGTCCAGCCGATATCGTCGTGGCAGCGCACATAATTGACCCAACTGCAGTGTGGATTTATTTCAAAGCGGTGACTTAAACTTTGGGTGATTAACCGCGTTTTTTGCGTGGCTAAACTATTCCACAATAGCGCCATTAGCAGCGGGTTGTAGGAGAGCTGGCATTCCGTGGGCGCGATATATTTCACCACCTCATCCGGGTGCACAATCGCTTCAGATTTAAATACCACCGCCGGTGCGACAATTTGCAAACAGCAGTTAAAGGCTTTGATTAGCGCATGGGCCTTGGGACGATTCTCACACACTGTACCCATGTCTTTCCAAATAAACGCCAAAGCATCCAGCCGCAGGGAATCGCAGCCGAGGTTGGCGAGGAATAACATTTCATCCACAATCGCGCGGAACACGGCAGGATTGCCGTAATTTAAATCCCACTGAAAATTGTTAAAAGTCGTCCACACCCATTTATCAATATCCGGCAAATAACTGAAACTGCCACGGCGCACACTGGGGAAAATTTCGCGCAGGGTCGCATCGTATTGATCGGGAATACGCCGATCATCAAACATTAAATAATAATCCTGAAATTCAGCATCGCCAGCGCGCGCCGCTTTGGCCCAGGCATGATCATCCGCCGTGTGATTAAACACAAAATCCAATACCAGGCTGATGCCTTCGTCGCTTAAGGCATCCGCAAATCGTTGCAGATCTTTGGTAGTGCCCAAGGCAGGATTCACACAGCGATAATCGGATACCGCATAGCCACCATCGCTATCACCTTCCGGCGATTTATACAGCGGCATTAAATGCAAATAGGTCAGCCCTAACTCGGTGAAATAGGGGATTTTTGCCAGCAGTCCGTTTAAATCACCGGCCATTAAATCCACGTAACAGGCCATGCCCAGCATCTGTTCCGATTTATGCCAAAGCGGATCAGCAAGGCGCTGTTTATCTTTCTTTTTCAGGCGCGCTTTGCGCTGGGCAAAATTACTGGCGAGGGTTTGCACCAATTGCTGCAGGTGATAGTGCAAGTCGTAGTGTTTGTCATACACCTGCAACAACAATTCAAACAAAGTGGGAAAATGTTGCTCAAGGCGGGATAAAAATACTTTGTGATCAGTTTTAGTGAGCGACGATAAATCGATAGCACCAAGAACACGGGTTAAACATTTTTTGCTTTCGCTTGCTGGATTTATTTCTTTAACAGGATTCATAGTGTCTTCCCGACTATAAATTTATACATTAGCGACCACTGGGTTTTACACCAACTGGCAGGATATGAATAAAAAGAGTATAGACAGGACAGCAGCGATTGCTGCCGAAAACAGCGGGAGATTCGCCACAAATAAAAACGCCAGCGCAGGTTTATCCGGCTGGCGTTTTTAAGAAACTAAAATTTATAACTTCTTAATTAACACTGAAAAAGTTAATCGACCAATTATGCGCGGCGGCGCAACACACCTACGCCCAAAACCCCCATTAGCAGCAATACCAAGCCCGATGCCTCAGGCACACTGGCAGGGCGATGGATTTCTACGGTGAAATCATCCATACCCCAACTAACTCCCCAGTCAGCCAGACTGTTGTAAATCATCAGCTGATCTATACCCGCCCAATCCAATTGAATCCAACTTGCGCTCTCGGGCGTGATTACAAAAGTGTCCAAGGTGCTGTACACCAACACACCATCCAACCAACCTTCAAACGCGAGTTCCTGTTCAAATAAATAAGACCCAAACCAGGCGCCGATAAAATCAAAACTGCCCGCGCCTGCCAAATCGATAGACGACCAGGCACCAAATGCATTAAACGCAACATTAGTACCGGAGACGACCGCCGTATCCAAACCGGTGCCGGGGTAATCACTGCCGCTCAGGGCGCCGATTACATTCCAATTAAAGCCGCCGTAACCATCACCAATTTGCGCGAAGGATTCATCGCCCAGATCATCAAAATCAATTACCGCTGCGCTGGCAAATTGCGCCGCAAACATTAACAACACACTTCCAATAAATACTTTCATTTTTTCACTCACTTTTTATAACAAGAATGTTTATGGATACCCGCGTGCGCGGGTATGACTGAAATATTTTCAGCAAAAACCTAGAATGCCAGGCTTTGAATTTGGCTTTCAGTTAATGCCGTTTCATAAATACGCAGCTCATCCATCGCGCCTTTGTAGGGCACATCCCACCAGTTCACACCAAGTGAAAAAATGCCATTGGTGGTGGTAAAAATATTCGGGAAGTTGGTGCCGCTGAATCTTTTCACGCCATTTACATACACATTGAGTGCGCCGTTATTCACCGTGAACGCCAAGTGCGACCACTGGCCTGCGGGAATATTCATACCCAAACCAGCGTCGTACCACGCGGTGCCTGACCAGAGCATGGTATTGCCATTAACCCAGCCATGCCCCATTGGCAATAAACTCACCCAGGAATCGGTAGTGCGTGCGGCAAAAAAGCTGGTGGTAAACGCATTCAGTTCCACGGGGTTCAACCAGAGCGAAACGGTGTAATTGTTGGAGCTGATAATACCGTTGGGCAAACGCACGCCGGTATTGCCGTCAAACACCGCTGCTGCGCCCTGCACACCACTGGTGTAACTCAGGTTACCGCCGAGCCAATCGATACGCGCACCACTTACATTACCTGCCGCCAATACACCGGTGGCATCATTCAAATTATTATCAAACGCATAGTGTG
Coding sequences within it:
- a CDS encoding amylosucrase; the protein is MNPVKEINPASESKKCLTRVLGAIDLSSLTKTDHKVFLSRLEQHFPTLFELLLQVYDKHYDLHYHLQQLVQTLASNFAQRKARLKKKDKQRLADPLWHKSEQMLGMACYVDLMAGDLNGLLAKIPYFTELGLTYLHLMPLYKSPEGDSDGGYAVSDYRCVNPALGTTKDLQRFADALSDEGISLVLDFVFNHTADDHAWAKAARAGDAEFQDYYLMFDDRRIPDQYDATLREIFPSVRRGSFSYLPDIDKWVWTTFNNFQWDLNYGNPAVFRAIVDEMLFLANLGCDSLRLDALAFIWKDMGTVCENRPKAHALIKAFNCCLQIVAPAVVFKSEAIVHPDEVVKYIAPTECQLSYNPLLMALLWNSLATQKTRLITQSLSHRFEINPHCSWVNYVRCHDDIGWTFDDGDAAHLGINGYNHRLFLNQFYTGRFENSFAVGLGFQENPENGDCRVCGSLASLAGLQQALERNSPALIELAIKRILLLNSVILSIGGVPLLYAGDELAMLNDYSFQSDPHKLHDARWVNRPRIDEPALALAHKPGTPQYTVNVGLRKMIAARKKHAVFGNASTHILRTGNDHCFAYLRQADNGERLLAICNFSAAEREINADILHNLLPAREVINLIDHKPLVMDFSKPLVLRAYQVMWLYFPG